One genomic segment of Impatiens glandulifera chromosome 6, dImpGla2.1, whole genome shotgun sequence includes these proteins:
- the LOC124941951 gene encoding skin secretory protein xP2-like — translation MADKVTTMVLKVDLQCPCCYKKIKKILCKFPQVRDRAFDEKQNTVTITVVCCNPERLRDKLCCKGRKVIKSIEIIDPPKLKPAPAPAPAPTPTPVPVSVPKPTPVPTPVPVSVPKPAPVPVPVPVSKPAPTPAPVVVPVPVPKPTPTPAPIPVSVPKPTPAPVPVTVPKPAPAPVPVPKPVPVPAPVPVVPAPKPQVPEPIPNPIQGPFGYPCCLDCYEGRPGGPCYQGYGRRTCCDECYGGNSGGPCYEGDNYSWRPVSTCDNYGYYGRRNYQVSPCNYFNEENTEGCAIM, via the exons ATGGCTGATAAG GTTACAACTATGGTGCTGAAAGTTGATCTTCAATGCCCCTGTTGTTAcaagaagatcaagaaaatCCTCTGCAAATTCCCTC AAGTTCGTGACCGTGCATTTGATGAGAAACAAAACACGGTCACCATCACTGTAGTTTGTTGCAATCCTGAGAGACTCCGGGATAAATTATGTTGTAAGGGTAGAAAGGTCATTAAGAGTATCGAGATCATAGATCCCCCTAAGCTCAAACCtgctcctgcacctgcaccagCACCAACACCAACACCAGTGCCAGTGTCTGTCCCTAAACCAACACCAGTACCAACTCCAGTGCCTGTGTCCGTCCCTAAGCCAGCACCAGTTCCAGTGCCAGTTCCTGTCTCTAAACCAGCACCGACACCAGCTCCAGTGGTAGTGCCGGTACCTGTCCCTAAACCAACACCTACTCCAGCTCCAATTCCAGTGTCTGTACCTAAACCAACACCAGCACCAGTACCAGTGACTGTCCCTAAACCAGCTCCAGCTCCCGTGCCTGTCCCTAAACCAGTTCCAGTTCCAGCTCCAGTGCCTGTGGTGCCAGCACCAAAACCACAAGTACCTGAACCAATACCAAACCCCATACAAGGACCATTTGGATATCCCTGTTGTTTGGATTGTTACGAGGGGAGACCAGGAGGGCCGTGTTATCAAGGTTATGGAAGAAGAACATGTTGTGACGAATGTTATGGAGGGAATTCAGGAGGGCCATGTTATGAAGGTGATAATTACTCATGGAGACCTGTGTCTACTTGTGACAACTATGGTTACTATGGTCGTAGGAATTATCAAGTCAGTCCATGTAACTACTTTAATGAAGAAAACACAGAAGGATGTGCTATTATGTGA
- the LOC124941140 gene encoding CASP-like protein 2B1: MGFIGSVAVHRWSDFKAIDRRMIMTELLLRCVIVGLCVLTSLLIGTDSQVKEIFSFQRKASFTDMKSLGLLVFANGFEAVYSLIQVLRCVICMVRGNIVFSKPLAWAIFSCDQVITYLTISALAIATQSSMFAKFGQSEFQWMKICDIYGKFCNQVADGIGTAFIASVCMVFISGMSAFGVFRLYGGNKCKC; encoded by the exons ATGGGTTTCATCGGCAGTGTTGCAGTTCACCGTTGGAGCGATTTTAAGGCAATTGATAGGAGAATGATAATGACTGAATTGTTGTTGAGATGTGTAATTGTTGGGTTGTGTGTTCTTACTTCTCTGCTTATTGGAACCGATTCTCAAGTCAAAGAAATCTTCTCTTTTCAAAGGAAAGCCAGTTTCACAGACATGAAATCCCTAGG ACTTTTGGTGTTTGCTAATGGGTTTGAAGCAGTTTACTCATTGATTCAAGTACTGAGGTGTGTGATTTGTATGGTTAGAGGAAATATTGTCTTCAGTAAGCCTCTTGCATGGGCTATTTTCTCATGTGATCAGGTTATCACATACTTGACCATATCAGCCTTGGCTATCGCGACCCAATCTTCTATGTTTGCAAAGTTTGGACAGTCGGAGTTCCAGTGGATGAAGATTTGCGATATTTATGGAAAGTTCTGTAATCAAGTGGCCGATGGAATCGGCACCGCGTTTATTGCTAGTGTGTGTATGGTCTTCATCTCCGGGATGTCTGCATTTGGGGTTTTCCGTTTGTATGGGGGAAACAAATGCAAGTGTTAG